Within the Clostridium scatologenes genome, the region TATAAAAGCATGCACATGGGCTGAAGATATTGAAGTAAAATTTAGTGACAAGTATGATGTTGAAATACTATAGAATTTTAGGTTAGACAATGCAGGAAAATTTCAATTTTACCATCCGTATTAAAAAATAAAATGCCTTTAAATCATTGAAATCAAAATTAGGTGTAATAACATTACAAATATGATATAATTTTCACATGCTTAAGTCGGAAATGTAACAAATAGTAATTTGAAGGGAGTTATAAAGATGTTAGATAAAATACCTACAAATGAGGATTTGATTGCTTTAATTGGAAAACCATTATTTGAAGTTTGGACAGCATTATGTGACATGATTGAAGAAAAATATGACATGGAACATTTATGGAACAATGGAGGTAAAGCATGGAAATACGAGTATAAATATCGTAGAGGTGGAAAAACACTTTGTGCATTATATGCAAAAGAGAATTGCTTTGGGTTTATGATTATTTTTGGAAAAAATGAACGAGCAAAATTTGAGGAAGATAAACAGAATTATTCCATTGAAGTGCAAAAAGTTTATGATGAATCAAAGACTTATCATGACGGAAAATGGATGATGTTTGAATTAACAGATACGTCTTTATTTGGAGATATGGAAAAGATGTTATTTATCAAAAGAAAATCAAATAAAAAGTGATTGTTAAATTCTAATTTTGAGTTAAGAGTTACAAATGTAAAATGATATTATTTACAATAAGGAGGTTTACAAGATGAAGGCATTATCCATTGATGCAAATGATGAAGAAATTAAAGATCTGGTTATTGAGTGGAATGAACTTTTAGCTGCTGAGAAATATGAAGAAGCGCTTTCTATGTTTCCATCTCATAAATTGGAAGTTGAATGGACACCTGAATTATTAGAACAAGCTGTATATGGCTATGGTGTTGTTGGTTATACTCGTGAAGAAATAAAAGAAATGTTTGGTCCTGAGGACTATAAAGTTACTTCTATTTTTGATAATAAAGAAAAGAATAAAATAATAAATAGTATTGAAGTCAGTCGTGACTGGAATTTTAAAGATGAAAATATTATAGGTATGGTGCATTATGATTGTGTTCCTTTAAACGGTGAATTGAGTGATTTAACAGCCAGATTTCATATAAGAAAAATTTATGATAACAATGTAACTTTAGAATTTTTGGATCTTCATGTAATGTAAAGAGTATGAGTGAAATGGGAATTGAACTTTAACAGATAACATATTAAAAATAAATGCTATTGCTATAAATCAGCAGTAGCATTTATTTTTATGAATGTTTAAATAGCACTGTTTGTGTTAAAATAATTGTTAAGAAAGGAAGTGGTTAAGTGAAAAAGATTTCTATAGGTATAACTGATTTTAAGGAAATTATAAATAATAATTACTATCTTGTAGATAAAAGTTTGTTTATAAAAGAGATAATGGAAGATGGATCAAAAGTTTTATTATTGCCAAGACCAAGACGTTTTGGAAAGACTATAAATATGAGCATGCTTAAGTATTTCTTTGAAAAGACTGATGAAGATAACAGCTTTCTTTTTAAAGAATTAAATATATACAAATGTAAAGATGTCATGGAAAAACAAGGAAAATATCCAGTTATTTATCTCACCTTCAAGGATGAAAAATATTTGAGCTGGAAAGATTGTAAAAGTGGTATGAAATTTGTAATAGGAAACGAATTTAAAAGGCATAAATATCTTCTTGAAAGCAATATAATGGATTATGAAGAAAAAGAAACATATAAGGATATTATGAATTTAAAAGCAGATGATATATATTATCATAAAAGCTTATTAAGTTTAAGTATGTATTTATCTAAGTACTATAATAAAAAAGCTGTGATAATTATAGATGAATATGATGTACCAATACAAGGTGGATATACTGGTGATTACTATGAAGACATTATAAGTTTCATGAGAAATTTTTTAAGTGGAGGCTTAAAGGATAATATATATTTAGAAAAGGCAATTCTTACAGGCATTCTTAGAGTAGCAAAAGAAAGTATATTTTCAGGACTTAATAATTTGAGTGTTAATACAATAATAAATAAAAAATACA harbors:
- a CDS encoding DUF3788 domain-containing protein, which gives rise to MLDKIPTNEDLIALIGKPLFEVWTALCDMIEEKYDMEHLWNNGGKAWKYEYKYRRGGKTLCALYAKENCFGFMIIFGKNERAKFEEDKQNYSIEVQKVYDESKTYHDGKWMMFELTDTSLFGDMEKMLFIKRKSNKK